Genomic segment of Sander lucioperca isolate FBNREF2018 chromosome 20, SLUC_FBN_1.2, whole genome shotgun sequence:
TCTTGCAAAGTCTCTTTGCTGCCTTGGAAATGTCACTGTAAAAGCACATGTACTGTATCAATGTCACCATTtggtattttaattttttttaatccatttttACCATACATTAGTGATTTAACCTGTGGGATGTTGATTCAAGTGTTGCATAATGCTGTTTAGATTGCATTTAGTGGGGGTAACAAAATAATGATTATGAGCTACACTAGTGAACTACTACTTACTGTAAGTAAAGTGCAGAAATTTTGGTGAcacaatgtacttaaagtaccaaaagtagaagtactcatTGTGCAGAAGGGTCCCCAGCAGTGTTATGTATTGTATTATGGGATCATTATTGTTGATGCATTAACATGCAGTACTCTAATGTTGTAGTTGGTGAAGGTGGAACAATTTGAACTGCTTTATATACTTTTTGGTAGTTTAATCCTTAGAATACATCATGCTTTATAAACTGTTTTTGAAGTAACCATTAACTACTGTATAACTGTGGGGAAAAGATATAGTGTGAATAAAGtagaataaaatgaaaaaactacaaatgcCTCAAAATTGTTCCTAAGTACAATACTTCAATGATTTCCACCGTGCATATTGTACTTTATTGTAAGGTGtttctataaataaataaatccccATACTGATATAATTGTTACATCAAGAGgaaaaaagattattattatcatcattataaGATTAAATTAAATTCCTATTACGTTAACAGCTTATGTTGTTAATGGCTTCTCATAATAATAGTTATTTGGTGCATACTGACAACAGGGCTTGGCTATAATAAAGTCAGTTACTGACTCATTACAGTAATATTAACATGTCAGTCAAGTTATTTTAAACTGGCTTTTATTGAAAAGAACACACAGAAGCTTATTGATGCATCCTTTACtgtaatttattcatttaaatacatatttacaaGGAGTTCAAAGTTAGCACCTGTGTGACATAAAGTTAAATGTAAGTTTGCAGTAGAGttcatgtgtgtatatgcaatCAATGGGCCTGCAGTTCATTGAGCTGTTCAAGGAGAGCGTCTTTTTCCAATTCTAACATGGAGATCTGACGATTCTTGTCACTCACCTCCTGTCAAAGGAGGAAAATATAGCCATTTCATATAGACGTAAAAAGACTTTTTAACCAAAAAAACTGAACCAAAAGCATCCTCTGTTTGAAAAGATCAATTAAAGGGGGGAAATCACGGATTTCACAATAATTGTgtcaaaagaaagaaacaaaataggagttaaaaaaaaatgtgtttgacgCCTTTTAAGGCTTACAGTAAATTAATTTACTACACGAGAAAGTATCCAACATTTCTGTATCCTTACCTGAGTCAGTACTGTGTTGTGCCAGCGGAGGTCGCTGTCTGCCACAGCGTCAGGCAGAGAGGTGCTGCTGCTGACATTGGGCTCACTCATCACAGAGCCCAGAGAGCCATTCACTCGCTGGATACGAGACCTGAGGAGGCAAGACCGAGCCTGCAGAGATACAGGTGTTTAGAGACCCAATAAGTGGCAGTACACTGAACTATAATCAGTAAAGTCAATGAGGCCCTGAACCCAGCCCCCGCCTCACACCTCTGCTGCACCTTCCTGGCAGGAACCAACCCCACTTTTGCTCTTGGTGTTGTCCTGCCTGGCTCTGTTCTCCTCCAGCCGCTGCAGGTACCAGAGACGGGCCTTCTCCAGGATCTCCAGACCCGAGCACAGTGCATCCTTCTCCTTCTCTAGATCCCTCAGACGCTTAACCTGAGGTGGGGAGAAGAACACCAGCTCCA
This window contains:
- the sapcd1 gene encoding suppressor APC domain-containing protein 1, translating into MACRPPDSGSYTVVIIPLRTSLCSLDALRFYLWVKRLRDLEKEKDALCSGLEILEKARLWYLQRLEENRARQDNTKSKSGVGSCQEGAAEARSCLLRSRIQRVNGSLGSVMSEPNVSSSTSLPDAVADSDLRWHNTVLTQEVSDKNRQISMLELEKDALLEQLNELQAH